A genomic region of Capnocytophaga canimorsus contains the following coding sequences:
- a CDS encoding AAA family ATPase, with protein sequence METYENILYRRKLFDINHIIQISKDLVPNDRKSKPWQELKHGEDLLEAEDELACYIAAYGEMHKIKCYAAFQNFPFDQLNEVIEIVDWGCGQGIASLCFLQVLKERDKGYYEQFIRKITLIEPSKSALQRAVFNLSLYTEGKINIEVFNEYLPSNNNVSENFNQLSFNSPITIHLFSNILDIISIDLVRLFELIQKASKREKHFVLCIGPRNNNRIRIDHFCELFSPISFFSNIDNPNYGYTSDTKHPFTCYTKGFEFNKQGLNTNNNIIEKIRKQKYAIEDTYTDYDEKIVNYGVDDEWYSFYAKIRGWLTENDTLFVKPNINGDIVDMIIIRPNAGILLIGCIKDFFKEDDKSDILRKVDNIRDNLVDMYLEGFKEKMILNKNFQKVIKKVLYFCNYTTKEINEIFKGTEKNRNYNIIYGYDYDKNFLDNILPQNQLFIQDIYDNFIKLLGLNWHSYKEGVEINLTKEQKLLSKNNYSQKIAGIAGCGKTQVLALRAVNAQIRSGKDVLILLFNLTLVNYIKNRLADVRADFYWNKFYITSYHQFFKTQANNLMIKVKSIEPFDDENYFEEVKDRLPKFPTILIDEVQDYSQPWLRIIEKYFLEENGELIVFGDEKQNVYNKELDEQKQIIIPTVSGKWNRSLNKGFRFSNIKLKDLAVAFQKEFFINYPIDEAIAIDKMNFDKNLVEYICNVAIHPIVWIDQILKKYNLEENKFVILAPTHRYLRMIDYHYRRKLNKDVFTTFETQEVYDELKKRYGGDTSYFWNEIKKVRRNKKINFTDNFEGLKLSSIYSFKGWEAENIFLIIESPSDMETEKGEKFFDSPQLIYTAINQSQKEFIYFKFRE encoded by the coding sequence ATGGAAACCTATGAAAACATTCTTTATAGAAGAAAATTATTTGATATAAACCATATTATACAAATTTCAAAGGATTTAGTTCCTAATGATAGAAAAAGTAAACCTTGGCAGGAATTAAAACACGGAGAAGATTTATTAGAAGCAGAAGACGAATTAGCTTGCTATATCGCTGCTTATGGCGAAATGCATAAAATAAAATGTTATGCAGCCTTTCAAAACTTCCCTTTCGATCAGTTAAACGAAGTTATTGAAATTGTAGATTGGGGATGTGGACAAGGAATAGCTTCTTTATGTTTCTTACAAGTTTTAAAGGAGCGAGACAAAGGCTATTATGAACAATTTATACGAAAAATAACACTTATAGAGCCTTCTAAATCAGCTTTACAAAGAGCTGTTTTTAATCTAAGTTTATATACGGAAGGGAAAATTAATATTGAAGTGTTTAATGAATATTTACCCTCTAATAACAACGTATCAGAAAATTTTAATCAATTATCGTTTAATAGTCCGATTACAATTCATTTATTTTCAAATATTTTAGATATTATTTCTATTGATTTAGTGCGTTTGTTTGAATTGATACAAAAAGCAAGTAAAAGAGAAAAACATTTTGTTCTTTGTATAGGACCCAGAAATAATAATAGAATTCGTATTGATCATTTTTGTGAATTATTTAGCCCTATCTCTTTCTTTTCGAATATAGATAATCCAAATTATGGCTATACTTCGGACACGAAGCATCCTTTTACATGTTACACAAAGGGATTTGAGTTTAATAAGCAAGGGCTAAACACAAACAATAATATCATTGAGAAAATACGTAAACAAAAATATGCTATTGAAGATACCTATACTGATTATGATGAAAAAATTGTAAATTATGGAGTTGATGATGAATGGTATTCTTTCTATGCGAAAATTCGAGGTTGGCTAACAGAAAATGATACTCTTTTTGTAAAACCCAATATCAACGGTGATATTGTTGATATGATAATTATTAGACCTAATGCGGGAATTTTACTAATAGGCTGTATAAAAGATTTTTTTAAAGAAGATGACAAAAGTGACATTTTAAGAAAAGTAGATAATATCCGTGATAATTTAGTTGATATGTATCTTGAAGGATTTAAGGAAAAAATGATCCTAAATAAAAATTTCCAAAAAGTAATAAAAAAAGTATTGTATTTTTGTAACTACACAACCAAAGAAATAAACGAAATATTTAAGGGAACTGAAAAAAATAGAAATTATAATATCATATATGGCTATGATTATGATAAGAATTTCTTAGATAATATATTACCCCAAAATCAGTTATTCATCCAAGATATATATGATAATTTTATAAAACTGTTGGGATTAAATTGGCATTCTTACAAAGAAGGTGTTGAAATCAATTTAACCAAAGAACAAAAATTATTGTCTAAAAATAACTATTCTCAAAAAATAGCAGGGATAGCAGGTTGTGGAAAAACACAAGTTTTAGCGTTACGAGCGGTTAATGCACAAATTAGGTCAGGTAAAGACGTTTTAATACTATTATTTAATTTGACATTAGTCAACTATATAAAAAACAGATTAGCAGATGTTAGAGCTGATTTTTATTGGAATAAGTTTTATATAACGAGCTATCATCAATTTTTCAAAACACAAGCCAATAATTTAATGATAAAAGTTAAATCAATAGAGCCATTTGATGATGAGAATTATTTTGAAGAAGTAAAAGATCGATTACCAAAATTTCCGACTATTCTTATTGACGAAGTACAAGATTATTCACAACCTTGGCTTAGAATAATAGAAAAATATTTTTTGGAAGAAAATGGAGAGCTAATAGTTTTTGGAGATGAGAAGCAAAATGTTTACAATAAAGAATTAGATGAACAAAAACAAATTATTATACCAACAGTAAGTGGAAAATGGAATAGAAGTTTAAATAAAGGTTTTCGTTTCAGTAATATAAAACTAAAAGACTTAGCTGTTGCTTTTCAAAAAGAATTTTTTATAAACTACCCAATAGATGAAGCAATAGCTATAGACAAAATGAATTTCGATAAAAATTTAGTTGAATATATATGCAATGTAGCTATTCACCCAATAGTTTGGATAGACCAAATATTGAAAAAATACAATTTAGAAGAAAATAAGTTTGTTATATTAGCTCCTACTCACAGATATTTGAGAATGATTGATTATCATTATAGGAGAAAGTTAAACAAAGATGTTTTCACAACATTTGAAACTCAAGAAGTATACGATGAATTGAAAAAAAGATATGGCGGAGACACCTCATATTTTTGGAATGAAATAAAAAAAGTTAGGCGTAATAAGAAGATAAACTTTACTGATAATTTTGAAGGATTAAAATTATCTTCCATTTATAGTTTCAAAGGCTGGGAAGCTGAAAATATCTTTTTGATTATAGAGTCTCCTTCGGATATGGAAACGGAAAAGGGTGAGAAATTTTTTGATTCTCCCCAACTGATATATACAGCCATTAACCAGAGCCAAAAGGAATTTATTTATTTTAAATTTAGGGAATGA
- the dnaE gene encoding DNA polymerase III subunit alpha, protein MYLIFDTETTGLPKRWDAPITDSDNWPRAVQIAWQLHDRHGKLIEHKDFLITPDDFNIPYDAEKVHGISTELAQQQGVSIQKVFEEFNEALKKSTYVVGQNIGFDINIMGAEFHRYGVDSPLVNMPVLDTCTEITAELCKIPGGRGGRYKLPTLTELHEFLFNVPFAEAHNATADVEATTRCFFELIRIGQGFETKDISAEYITEFQQYNPTEIQPIGLKHINLKKASEEIRKEIQKQSGSGLSEQELNANIALLEKAPFAHLHNHTQFSVLQATTSIQSLVKKTIQEKMSAVAMTDSGNMMGAFHFIKEVLGYNKSAKAKNDEAIEKGETPSEIEIKPIVGCEFNVCENHLDKSHQDNGYQVVMLAKNKNGYHNLAKMASIAYTDGYYYVPRIDKNIVEKYKENLIVLTGGMNGEVPSKVLNIGEKQAETALLWWKNLFGEDLYIELMRHNQEDENRVNQVLIELSKKHQVKLVATNNTFYINQKDANAHDILLCVKDGEKQATPIGRGRGYRFGMPNQEYYYKSAEQMKTLFKDVPEAILNIQEIIDKIEIYNLAREVLLPKFQIPDEFLVEDDPDGKKGENKYLRHLTYLGAEKRYELPLSEEVIERLDFELMIIEKTGYPGYFLIVQDFIAAAREMGVSVGPGRGSAAGSAVAYCLGITNIDPIKYDLLFERFLNPDRVSMPDIDIDFDDEGRSLVMDYVINKYGKNQVAQIITYGTMAAKSSIRDTARVLDLPLHESDRIAKLVPNMKLAKIFSMDDKQLKEKLRSDELPKVNELKQIAEGTDLAAETLQQAQVLEGSVRNTGIHACGVIITPDDITNFVPVSVAKDSDLFVTQFDNSVVESAGLLKMDFLGLKTLTLIKDSVELIKRRNGIEINPDEIPIDDKKTYELFQRGETVGIFQYESPGMQKYMRELKPTVFADLIAMNALYRPGPLEYIPSFIKRKHGTEPIVYDLDAMEEYLKETYGITVYQEQVMLLSQKLAGFSKGDADMLRKAMGKKIFALLEKLKPKFVEGGIKNGHPADILEKIWKDWEAFASYAFNKSHSTCYAWIAYQTAYLKANYPAEFMAAVLSNNMNDIKQVSFFLEECQRMGIKVLSPDVNESFYKFTVNKDGNIRFGMGAIKGVGKNAVETIVDSRKDGNYTSIFDVTRRVDFRNINKKAFENIALAGGFDSFTKVHRAQYFHDEGDGIVFLEKAIRYGNKYQENKNSPQMSLFGESSGVEIPEPTIPNCESWGNLEQLRREKEVVGIYISGHPLDDFKHSLDNFCNLSLTQLQDLSPLINREISIAGMITDVQHRTSKNGKGWASFILEDYEGSHEFRLFNDDYLKFRNYLILGTFLYCKFLVKEGWQKKDSNEKAEPRIQFTMMIQLQDVLASLAKKIALHLNIKDISTDLIENYKNIIEKHQGNYPITFIVHNMEENIHLNMDNGQLKVDISKEFLEELDQKSVSYVLNDRKMEKLITKKKEEVEEEEQLEVELIEEN, encoded by the coding sequence ATGTACTTAATTTTCGATACCGAAACCACAGGTTTACCAAAACGTTGGGACGCACCTATCACAGATTCAGATAATTGGCCTCGTGCCGTACAGATTGCTTGGCAGTTGCACGACCGACACGGAAAACTCATCGAGCATAAAGATTTTCTCATCACACCTGATGATTTTAACATTCCGTACGATGCTGAAAAAGTACACGGAATATCTACCGAATTAGCTCAACAACAAGGAGTTTCAATTCAAAAAGTATTCGAAGAGTTTAATGAAGCTCTAAAAAAATCAACTTATGTGGTGGGGCAAAATATTGGGTTTGATATCAATATTATGGGTGCCGAATTTCATCGCTATGGTGTTGATAGTCCGCTTGTTAATATGCCCGTTTTGGATACTTGTACCGAAATCACAGCAGAACTCTGCAAGATCCCTGGGGGACGTGGTGGTCGTTATAAATTACCTACACTCACCGAGTTACACGAATTTCTGTTCAATGTTCCTTTTGCAGAAGCACATAATGCCACTGCCGACGTGGAAGCAACTACCCGTTGTTTCTTTGAATTGATACGCATCGGACAAGGATTTGAAACAAAAGATATTTCGGCTGAATACATTACTGAATTTCAACAATATAACCCAACCGAAATTCAACCCATTGGGCTAAAACACATCAACCTGAAAAAAGCTTCGGAAGAAATTCGTAAAGAAATTCAAAAGCAATCAGGAAGCGGATTAAGTGAGCAAGAGCTTAATGCAAATATCGCCTTGTTGGAAAAAGCTCCATTCGCTCATTTGCATAATCACACACAATTCTCTGTATTACAAGCTACTACATCTATACAAAGTCTGGTTAAGAAAACCATTCAAGAGAAAATGTCTGCCGTGGCAATGACCGATAGCGGAAATATGATGGGGGCTTTTCATTTCATCAAGGAAGTTTTGGGGTACAACAAATCCGCCAAAGCCAAAAATGATGAAGCTATAGAAAAGGGCGAAACTCCTTCCGAAATCGAAATTAAACCCATTGTCGGGTGCGAATTTAATGTCTGTGAAAATCATTTAGACAAAAGCCATCAAGACAATGGTTACCAAGTTGTTATGTTAGCTAAAAATAAAAATGGCTATCACAATTTGGCAAAAATGGCTTCCATTGCTTATACCGACGGCTATTATTACGTACCGAGAATTGACAAAAATATCGTTGAGAAATATAAAGAAAACCTCATCGTATTAACAGGTGGAATGAATGGCGAAGTTCCGTCCAAAGTGCTGAATATCGGAGAGAAACAAGCCGAAACAGCGTTACTTTGGTGGAAAAATCTTTTCGGTGAAGACCTTTACATTGAACTAATGCGACACAATCAAGAAGATGAAAATCGTGTCAATCAAGTACTTATAGAGCTATCTAAAAAACATCAAGTAAAGCTTGTAGCTACCAATAACACATTCTATATCAACCAAAAAGATGCCAACGCACACGATATTTTGCTGTGTGTAAAGGACGGAGAAAAACAGGCAACTCCCATCGGAAGAGGTCGCGGATATCGTTTTGGGATGCCCAATCAGGAATATTATTACAAGTCCGCCGAGCAAATGAAAACTTTGTTTAAGGACGTTCCTGAAGCCATTCTAAATATTCAAGAAATCATCGATAAAATTGAGATTTATAACTTAGCTCGAGAGGTTTTGTTGCCGAAATTTCAAATTCCTGACGAATTTCTGGTAGAAGATGACCCTGACGGAAAAAAAGGAGAAAACAAATATCTCCGACATCTGACTTATCTCGGAGCAGAAAAACGTTACGAACTTCCTCTTTCTGAAGAAGTTATTGAGCGATTGGATTTTGAATTGATGATTATTGAAAAAACAGGATATCCTGGGTATTTCCTTATCGTTCAGGACTTTATCGCAGCAGCTCGTGAAATGGGTGTTTCCGTAGGTCCAGGAAGGGGGTCAGCGGCAGGTTCGGCAGTAGCTTATTGCCTCGGAATTACGAACATAGACCCAATCAAATACGACTTACTTTTTGAGCGTTTCCTCAACCCTGACCGCGTAAGTATGCCCGATATCGATATTGACTTTGATGACGAAGGACGCTCATTAGTAATGGATTACGTTATCAACAAGTACGGAAAAAATCAGGTGGCTCAAATCATCACTTACGGAACGATGGCGGCGAAATCTTCCATTCGGGATACCGCTCGTGTACTGGATTTACCTTTGCACGAGTCCGACAGAATTGCCAAGCTCGTGCCAAATATGAAATTGGCAAAGATTTTCAGTATGGACGACAAACAGCTGAAAGAAAAACTACGTTCCGATGAACTTCCAAAAGTAAACGAACTCAAACAAATAGCCGAAGGTACGGATTTGGCTGCCGAAACGCTGCAACAAGCTCAAGTTCTGGAAGGTTCTGTTCGCAATACGGGAATTCACGCCTGTGGCGTTATTATCACTCCTGATGATATTACCAATTTTGTGCCTGTTTCAGTCGCTAAAGATTCGGATTTATTTGTTACTCAGTTTGATAACTCCGTTGTGGAAAGTGCTGGACTGCTAAAAATGGACTTTTTAGGGCTTAAGACACTCACCTTGATTAAAGATTCTGTCGAACTTATAAAAAGGCGGAATGGCATAGAAATCAATCCTGATGAAATTCCGATTGATGACAAAAAAACGTACGAGCTTTTCCAACGTGGTGAAACTGTGGGGATTTTCCAATACGAGTCGCCTGGAATGCAAAAATATATGCGAGAGCTGAAACCTACTGTTTTTGCTGATTTAATTGCGATGAACGCCCTATACCGACCAGGACCCTTGGAGTACATTCCGAGTTTTATCAAACGCAAACACGGGACGGAACCCATTGTGTATGACCTTGATGCAATGGAAGAATACCTCAAAGAAACTTACGGAATTACGGTATATCAGGAGCAAGTAATGTTACTTTCTCAGAAGTTGGCTGGTTTTTCCAAAGGTGATGCTGATATGCTTCGTAAAGCAATGGGGAAAAAGATTTTCGCCTTGCTTGAAAAACTAAAACCTAAGTTTGTGGAAGGAGGTATCAAAAACGGGCATCCTGCGGATATTTTAGAAAAAATTTGGAAGGACTGGGAAGCCTTTGCAAGTTATGCTTTTAACAAATCGCATTCCACTTGTTATGCTTGGATTGCATACCAAACTGCATATTTGAAAGCCAACTATCCTGCTGAATTTATGGCGGCGGTACTCTCCAATAATATGAACGATATTAAGCAAGTTTCGTTCTTTTTGGAAGAATGTCAACGTATGGGAATCAAAGTGTTAAGCCCTGATGTAAATGAATCGTTTTATAAATTTACTGTAAATAAAGACGGAAACATTCGCTTTGGAATGGGAGCCATCAAAGGGGTTGGAAAAAATGCAGTAGAAACCATTGTTGATAGCCGAAAAGATGGAAATTATACTTCTATTTTTGATGTAACCAGACGTGTAGATTTCAGAAATATTAACAAAAAAGCCTTTGAAAACATTGCTCTGGCAGGTGGATTTGATTCTTTTACCAAAGTGCATCGAGCTCAATATTTTCACGATGAAGGCGATGGGATTGTCTTTTTAGAAAAAGCTATCCGATATGGCAATAAATATCAGGAAAACAAAAACTCCCCTCAAATGAGTTTATTCGGAGAGAGTTCGGGAGTTGAAATTCCTGAACCTACCATTCCGAATTGTGAAAGTTGGGGAAATTTGGAACAATTACGTCGTGAAAAAGAAGTTGTGGGAATTTACATTTCAGGACATCCGTTAGATGATTTTAAACATTCATTGGACAATTTCTGTAATTTATCACTTACACAATTACAAGACCTTTCTCCCTTGATTAACAGAGAAATAAGTATTGCTGGAATGATTACCGATGTCCAGCATCGTACCTCTAAAAACGGAAAAGGTTGGGCGTCATTTATTTTGGAAGATTACGAAGGGTCGCACGAATTCAGATTATTTAATGATGATTATTTAAAATTTCGTAACTACCTCATTTTAGGTACTTTTCTGTATTGTAAATTTCTAGTCAAAGAAGGTTGGCAGAAGAAAGATAGCAACGAAAAGGCAGAACCTCGCATTCAGTTTACAATGATGATACAATTACAAGATGTACTTGCTAGTTTAGCAAAAAAAATCGCTTTACATCTAAATATCAAAGATATTTCAACAGATTTAATTGAAAATTATAAAAATATCATTGAAAAACATCAAGGAAATTATCCAATTACGTTCATTGTGCATAATATGGAAGAAAATATACATCTAAATATGGACAATGGACAACTGAAAGTCGATATTTCAAAAGAATTTCTTGAAGAACTAGACCAAAAATCAGTTTCATACGTCTTGAATGACCGAAAAATGGAGAAATTGATTACCAAAAAGAAAGAGGAAGTCGAAGAAGAAGAGCAATTAGAAGTTGAATTAATCGAAGAAAATTAA